The following proteins are encoded in a genomic region of Bosea beijingensis:
- the rpsS gene encoding 30S ribosomal protein S19 has protein sequence MARSLWKGPFVDGYLLKKAEVARTSARNEVIKIWSRRSTILPQFVGLTFGVYNGHKHVPVSVSEEMVGHKFGEFSPTRTFHGHAADKKAKRK, from the coding sequence ATGGCGCGTTCGCTTTGGAAAGGTCCGTTCGTCGACGGATACCTCCTGAAGAAGGCCGAGGTCGCCAGGACCTCTGCCCGTAATGAAGTTATCAAGATCTGGAGCCGTCGCTCCACGATCCTGCCGCAGTTCGTCGGTCTGACGTTCGGCGTCTACAACGGCCATAAGCATGTGCCGGTGTCCGTGTCCGAAGAGATGGTGGGCCACAAGTTCGGCGAGTTCTCGCCGACGCGCACCTTCCACGGCCACGCTGCCGACAAGAAGGCGAAGAGGAAGTAA
- a CDS encoding 50S ribosomal protein L23 — MSQSAKNLDPRHYDVIVAPVITEKATMLSEHNKVVFKVAKTATKPQIKAAIEKLFDVKVKSVNTIVTEGKVKMFRGRPGQRSDVKKAVVTLEEGHSIDVTTGL; from the coding sequence ATGAGCCAGTCCGCCAAGAACCTCGACCCGCGCCACTACGATGTGATCGTGGCGCCGGTCATCACCGAGAAGGCGACGATGCTCTCCGAGCACAACAAGGTCGTCTTCAAGGTTGCCAAGACCGCAACGAAGCCGCAGATCAAGGCGGCGATCGAGAAGCTCTTCGACGTCAAGGTGAAGAGCGTCAACACGATCGTCACCGAGGGCAAGGTCAAGATGTTCCGTGGCCGTCCCGGCCAGCGTTCGGACGTCAAGAAGGCGGTCGTGACCCTCGAAGAGGGCCACTCCATCGACGTGACCACGGGCCTGTGA
- the rplB gene encoding 50S ribosomal protein L2 → MALKNFKPITPSLRQLVIVDRSELYKGKPVKTLTEGKSSSGGRNNLGRITVRFRGGGHKRTLRLIDFKRRGKAGIPATVERIEYDPNRTAFIALIKYQDGELSYILAPQRLAVGDTVLAGDSVDVKPGNAAPMGALPIGTIVHNVELKIGKGGALARSAGNYAQIVGRDQGYVIVRLNSGEQRLISGLCYATVGAVSNPDHMNRNDGKAGRSRWLGRRPHNRGVSMNPVDHPHGGGEGRTSGGRHPVTPWGLPTKGKKTRSNKRTDTFIVSSRHARKKKN, encoded by the coding sequence ATGGCTTTGAAGAACTTCAAGCCGATCACGCCGAGCCTTCGCCAGCTCGTGATCGTCGACCGCAGCGAGCTCTACAAGGGCAAGCCGGTCAAGACCCTGACCGAGGGCAAGTCGTCATCGGGCGGTCGCAACAACCTCGGTCGCATCACCGTCCGCTTCCGCGGCGGTGGCCACAAGCGCACGCTGCGTCTCATCGACTTCAAGCGTCGCGGCAAGGCCGGCATCCCGGCGACCGTCGAGCGGATCGAGTACGATCCGAACCGCACGGCCTTCATCGCCCTGATCAAGTATCAGGACGGCGAGCTCTCCTACATCCTGGCGCCGCAGCGCCTGGCTGTCGGCGACACGGTCCTCGCGGGTGACTCGGTCGACGTGAAGCCCGGCAACGCGGCCCCGATGGGCGCGCTGCCGATCGGCACGATCGTCCACAATGTCGAGCTGAAGATCGGCAAGGGCGGCGCACTCGCCCGTTCGGCCGGCAACTACGCCCAGATCGTCGGTCGCGACCAGGGTTACGTCATCGTCCGCCTGAACTCGGGCGAGCAGCGCCTGATCTCGGGCCTGTGCTATGCCACCGTCGGCGCCGTCTCGAACCCGGATCACATGAACCGGAACGACGGCAAGGCTGGTCGTTCGCGCTGGCTCGGCCGCCGTCCGCATAACCGCGGCGTCTCGATGAACCCGGTCGACCATCCGCACGGCGGTGGTGAAGGCCGGACCTCGGGTGGCCGTCATCCGGTCACGCCCTGGGGTCTGCCGACCAAGGGTAAGAAGACCCGCTCGAACAAGCGGACCGATACGTTCATCGTGTCGAGCCGTCACGCCCGCAAGAAGAAGAACTGA
- the rplD gene encoding 50S ribosomal protein L4, whose amino-acid sequence MKFDITTLEGKSAGSVELSDEVFGLEPRADLLARMVRYQLAKRRAGTHKSKGRSEVDRTRKKIYKQKGTGGARHGAASAPQFRGGGKAFGPVLRDHGHDLPKKVRALALRHALSAKAKDAGIIVIDDAKLSEPKTKVLLGHFGKLDLSSALIIGGAEIDTNFGLAARSIPNVDVLPVQGINVYDILRRDKLVLTRAAVDALEARFK is encoded by the coding sequence ATGAAGTTTGATATCACCACTCTTGAAGGCAAGTCGGCCGGTTCGGTCGAGCTGTCGGACGAGGTGTTCGGCCTCGAGCCGCGCGCCGATCTACTCGCCCGCATGGTCCGCTATCAGCTCGCCAAGCGCCGCGCCGGGACCCACAAGTCCAAGGGCCGCTCGGAAGTCGATCGCACCCGCAAGAAGATCTACAAGCAGAAGGGCACCGGCGGCGCTCGCCACGGCGCGGCTTCGGCTCCGCAGTTCCGCGGCGGCGGCAAGGCCTTCGGCCCGGTCCTGCGCGACCACGGCCATGATCTTCCCAAGAAGGTCCGTGCGCTGGCTCTGCGCCACGCTCTCTCGGCCAAGGCGAAGGATGCCGGCATCATCGTGATCGACGATGCCAAGCTCTCCGAGCCGAAGACCAAGGTGCTGCTCGGCCATTTCGGCAAGCTCGACCTGTCGAGCGCGCTGATCATCGGCGGCGCCGAGATCGATACCAACTTCGGCCTGGCCGCTCGCTCGATCCCGAATGTCGACGTGCTGCCGGTCCAGGGCATCAACGTTTACGACATCCTGCGTCGCGACAAGCTCGTCCTGACGCGCGCGGCCGTCGATGCGCTGGAGGCGCGCTTCAAATGA
- the rplV gene encoding 50S ribosomal protein L22: protein MGKASAPRALPENEATAIARNLRVSPQKLNLVAQLIRGKKVATALADLEFSRKRISLDVRKCLQSAIANAENNHDLDVDDLVVAQAFVGKALVMKRFHARARGRGARILKPFSNITIVVREVQAAKA from the coding sequence ATGGGTAAAGCATCCGCCCCCCGTGCGCTGCCCGAGAACGAAGCCACTGCGATCGCTCGCAACCTTCGCGTCTCGCCGCAGAAGCTGAACCTCGTCGCTCAGCTCATCCGTGGCAAGAAGGTCGCGACCGCGCTCGCCGATCTCGAGTTCTCGCGCAAGCGGATCTCGCTCGACGTGCGCAAGTGCCTGCAGAGCGCGATCGCCAACGCCGAGAACAATCATGATCTCGACGTCGACGATCTCGTCGTGGCACAGGCCTTCGTCGGCAAGGCGCTCGTCATGAAGCGCTTCCACGCCCGCGCCCGCGGCCGTGGCGCCCGTATCCTGAAGCCGTTCTCGAACATCACGATCGTGGTGCGCGAAGTGCAGGCTGCGAAGGCCTGA
- the rpsJ gene encoding 30S ribosomal protein S10 has product MNGQNIRIRLKAFDHRILDASTREIVSTAKRTGAQVRGPIPLPTLIEKFTVNRSPHIDKKSREQFEMRTHKRVLDIVDPTPQTVDALMKLDLAAGVDVEIKL; this is encoded by the coding sequence ATGAACGGTCAGAACATTCGGATCCGCCTCAAGGCGTTCGACCACCGCATCCTCGACGCTTCGACGCGCGAGATCGTGTCGACCGCGAAGCGGACGGGCGCCCAGGTCCGCGGACCGATTCCGCTGCCCACGCTCATCGAGAAGTTCACCGTCAACCGCTCGCCCCACATCGACAAGAAGTCGCGCGAGCAGTTCGAGATGCGGACCCACAAGCGGGTTCTCGACATCGTCGACCCGACCCCCCAGACGGTCGACGCCCTCATGAAGCTCGATCTCGCCGCCGGCGTCGACGTCGAAATCAAGCTCTGA
- the rplC gene encoding 50S ribosomal protein L3 has translation MRSGVIAQKVGMTRIFTDAGEHIPVTVLKLDNCQVVAHRTIEKNGYVAVQLGSGQAKVKNVSKAERGHFAVAKVEPKRKVVEFRVSNDALIPVGAELTADHFVVGQFVDVSGTTTGKGFAGGMKRWNFGGLRATHGVSVSHRSIGSTGGRQDPGKTFKNKKMPGHLGAERVTTQNLRVVQTDAERGLILVEGAVPGVAGGWIHVRDAVKRALPKDAPLPGKFKVSGEGKAEEAPAAQAEENA, from the coding sequence ATGCGTTCCGGTGTGATTGCACAGAAAGTCGGGATGACCCGCATCTTCACGGATGCCGGCGAGCACATCCCGGTCACCGTGCTGAAGCTCGACAACTGCCAGGTCGTCGCGCATCGCACGATCGAGAAGAACGGCTATGTGGCCGTGCAGCTCGGCTCTGGCCAGGCGAAGGTGAAGAATGTCTCGAAGGCTGAGCGCGGTCATTTCGCGGTCGCCAAGGTCGAGCCGAAGCGCAAGGTGGTCGAGTTCCGCGTCAGCAACGACGCGCTGATCCCCGTTGGCGCCGAGCTGACCGCGGACCACTTCGTCGTCGGCCAGTTCGTCGATGTCTCCGGCACCACCACCGGTAAGGGTTTCGCCGGCGGTATGAAGCGCTGGAACTTCGGCGGTCTGCGCGCCACGCACGGCGTGTCGGTCTCGCATCGCTCGATCGGTTCGACCGGTGGCCGTCAGGACCCGGGCAAGACCTTCAAGAACAAGAAGATGCCGGGCCATCTCGGCGCCGAGCGCGTCACCACGCAGAACCTGCGCGTCGTCCAGACGGATGCCGAGCGCGGCCTGATCCTCGTCGAGGGCGCCGTCCCCGGCGTCGCCGGCGGCTGGATCCACGTCCGTGACGCCGTCAAGCGCGCCCTGCCGAAGGATGCGCCGCTGCCGGGCAAGTTCAAGGTTTCCGGCGAGGGCAAGGCGGAAGAGGCTCCTGCGGCCCAGGCTGAGGAGAACGCGTGA